A single window of Mangifera indica cultivar Alphonso chromosome 18, CATAS_Mindica_2.1, whole genome shotgun sequence DNA harbors:
- the LOC123201554 gene encoding uncharacterized protein LOC123201554, translating to MEETASQNHRDFADDTNFSAQVNTNSSPNDDANKTSEESELKNTINTKSSEALAKALSCMLTSVIKDFDSKAQDTLHSQDHLASSIDRLTRELDQLLEDAPLPFIMQHAAKISSIRKRVSSMNSVLRSIQQRIDNMDRMLSAGIHHEKTATENS from the exons ATGGAAGAAACAGCCTCACAAAACCACCGCGATTTCGCCGACGACACCAACTTTTCAGCCCAAGTTAACACGAATTCTTCTCCAAACGATGATGCAAATAAAACGTCTGAAGAATCCGAGCTCAAGAATACCATTAACACGAAGAGCAGTGAAGCGTTGGCCAAAGCTTTGTCCTGTATGTTGACTAGCGTAATCAAAGACTTCGATTCAAAGGCTCAAGACACTCTACACTCACAGGACCACCTCGCTTCCTCCATCGATCGTCTCACTCGAG AGCTTGATCAATTATTAGAAGACGCACCCTTGCCATTCATTATGCAACATGCAGCAAAGATTTCAAGCATTAGAAAGAGAGTTTCATCAATGAATTCAGTTTTGAGATCCATACAGCAGCGTATTGATAATATGGACCGAATGTTATCAGCTGGCATTCACCatg AGAAAACAGCAACAGAAAATTCTTGa